The Actinomycetota bacterium genome segment ACAGTGCCGGAAGAGTGCGCGGGCCGCGCGCTCGTAGGGGATCTCTGAGCCAAACAGCGCGAGCGCCCGAAATGCCCCCGGCGACAGGCGCTTCCGTTGTGGCAGCGCCACGATCTCGTCGAGATGGGTGCGCCGGTCCCCGAACTGGTCGAGGTAGATGCGGCGGGTGAAGGCCACCTCGCCGAACTCGGTGAGAACGGTCCTCGGGCGGGAATCCTTGACACGCCAGTCTTTCGGCTTGTCGACGAACAGCCGCTCGTCGAAGATCTCAAGAGCCTCAGACATCGCATCGGCCAACATCCTGAGAACGTCTTGCAGCGAGTTCGTTTCGACTTGTTCGAAGTCCTCGAACCGGACGATGTGGTCAAAACACAGGCCAACCAGAAGCGACTTCAATAGCGCGGTATCATCGTGCATGCGGGTTTCCTTCCTTCTCTGGGTATTCGACACACCAAGATTAGAGGGAAACCCGTTCTTTTACTTCAAGACCGTGCTTGGGGCTCCCGCCCCCCGAAACCTTACGCGCTCGCCTCTTCTACTCCTCAGCCTCAGCTGCGAGCACGACCGCCTCGGCCACCTGCCGAAGTGACATCCGACGATCCATCGCGAGCTTCTGAAGGCGACGGAACGCCTCGGGCTCTGTAATCCCCTTGGCCATCAGCACCCCCTTGGCCCGGTCTAGCACCTTACGCATCTCCAGTCGTTCAGTTAGGTCATCTACCTCGGCCTCGAGAGTCCGGGCCTCCGCAAATCGAGAAACTGCAACCGTCATGGCAGGCAGGATGTCACGCCTCTGAAACGGCTTGACTATGTAAGCCATCGCTCCCGCACTAGCTGCTTCGTCAACGTGCGACTGCTGCGAGAATGCAGTGACCATCACTACCGGGGCGATCTTTTCCTCGGCGATTACACGCGCGGCCTCAAGCCCATCCATCCCCGGCATCTTCACGTCCATGAACACGATGTCGGGAAGGAGCTCTCGTGTGAGGGTGAGGGCCTCGGCTCCGTCTCGTGCCTCACCGACGACCTCGTGCCCCGCCTCGGCAAGCATCTCCCTGAGGTCCATCCGTATCAAGGCTTCATCTTCAGCGATCAGTACGCGCACGTATGATTGCTCCTCAATTCGTAACAGGAACATGGACCGAGACAAGCATGCCTGTCTCCGTGCTGAAGGACAGGGTACCACGCATGTCATCCTCGACGATGGTCCGAACGATAGCCAGACCGA includes the following:
- a CDS encoding UPF0236 family protein, which codes for MHDDTALLKSLLVGLCFDHIVRFEDFEQVETNSLQDVLRMLADAMSEALEIFDERLFVDKPKDWRVKDSRPRTVLTEFGEVAFTRRIYLDQFGDRRTHLDEIVALPQRKRLSPGAFRALALFGSEIPYERAARALFRHCAADVSAMTTMGVLRETGDLLETEAEGRRRDLFDHGLLPSALRESEE
- a CDS encoding response regulator; its protein translation is MFLLRIEEQSYVRVLIAEDEALIRMDLREMLAEAGHEVVGEARDGAEALTLTRELLPDIVFMDVKMPGMDGLEAARVIAEEKIAPVVMVTAFSQQSHVDEAASAGAMAYIVKPFQRRDILPAMTVAVSRFAEARTLEAEVDDLTERLEMRKVLDRAKGVLMAKGITEPEAFRRLQKLAMDRRMSLRQVAEAVVLAAEAEE